From Actinosynnema mirum DSM 43827, a single genomic window includes:
- a CDS encoding TetR/AcrR family transcriptional regulator, with protein MPPARRADALVNRERILEVARDALAESGCASLNSIAKRACVGAGTLYRHFPTREELVLAVYRHEVQRLVDRAPRLLAEVGPEEAFRRWASGLAGYVKVKHGLGEAFSAATRENLVSESYAQVSAAVAALLAAGTSAGVFREGLAADDVLLLMGGMWRVPPGPDGERQAERVLGLVVAALRA; from the coding sequence ATGCCCCCTGCCAGACGGGCCGACGCGCTGGTCAACCGCGAGCGCATCCTGGAGGTCGCGCGGGACGCGCTGGCCGAGTCCGGGTGCGCCTCGCTGAACTCCATCGCCAAGCGCGCGTGCGTCGGCGCGGGGACGCTCTACCGGCACTTCCCGACCCGCGAGGAGCTGGTGCTCGCGGTGTACCGGCACGAGGTGCAGCGGCTGGTGGACCGGGCTCCCCGGCTGCTGGCCGAGGTCGGGCCCGAGGAGGCGTTCCGGCGGTGGGCCTCGGGGCTGGCCGGGTACGTGAAGGTCAAGCACGGGCTGGGCGAGGCGTTCAGCGCGGCCACGCGGGAGAACCTGGTCAGCGAGTCCTACGCGCAGGTGTCCGCCGCGGTCGCGGCGCTGCTGGCGGCCGGGACGAGCGCGGGGGTGTTCCGCGAGGGGCTGGCGGCCGACGACGTGCTGCTGCTGATGGGCGGCATGTGGCGGGTGCCGCCGGGCCCGGACGGGGAGCGGCAGGCCGAGCGGGTGCTGGGGCTGGTGGTCGCGGCGCTGCGGGCGTAG
- a CDS encoding aminoglycoside 3'-phosphotransferase: MDDWTPVTTGLSGARVRRSPDGRHHRKTSADVTALAAERDRLLWLATTPVGAPEVVDWSDTGALVTTTLPGTPASDLPPTAVPAAIAALLAFLDVLHALPDCPFDRRLAITVPEAAAHVAAGLVDESDFDAPRLGRTAPDLLDLLRAGHDRAAAHEERDLAVCHGDFSLPNVLLDPDTLSVTGILDVGRLGLADRHQDLALLARSAGDPDLNPAYGATPAAHEVLARTDPWRVDYYQLLDEFF; this comes from the coding sequence GTGGACGACTGGACCCCCGTGACCACCGGCCTGTCCGGCGCGCGGGTGCGCCGCAGCCCGGACGGCCGCCACCACCGCAAGACCTCCGCCGACGTCACCGCCCTCGCCGCCGAGCGCGACCGCCTGCTCTGGCTCGCCACCACCCCCGTCGGCGCGCCCGAGGTGGTCGACTGGTCCGACACCGGCGCCCTGGTCACCACCACCCTCCCCGGCACGCCCGCCTCCGACCTGCCGCCCACCGCCGTCCCCGCCGCGATCGCGGCCCTGCTGGCGTTCCTCGACGTCCTGCACGCCCTCCCGGACTGCCCGTTCGACCGCCGCCTCGCGATCACCGTCCCGGAAGCCGCCGCGCACGTCGCCGCAGGGCTGGTCGACGAGTCCGACTTCGACGCCCCCCGCCTCGGCCGCACCGCCCCCGACCTCCTGGACCTCCTGCGCGCGGGCCACGACCGGGCGGCGGCGCACGAGGAGCGGGACCTGGCGGTGTGCCACGGCGACTTCAGCCTGCCCAACGTCCTGCTCGACCCGGACACCCTGAGCGTCACCGGAATCCTGGACGTCGGCAGGCTCGGCCTGGCCGACCGCCACCAGGACCTGGCCCTGCTGGCCCGCTCGGCGGGCGACCCCGACCTCAACCCCGCCTACGGCGCCACCCCCGCCGCCCACGAGGTCCTCGCCCGCACCGACCCGTGGCGCGTGGACTACTACCAACTCCTGGACGAGTTCTTCTGA
- a CDS encoding HAD family hydrolase produces the protein MDNDSTFDAVLFDFSGTLFDDTGVLDARGLAARTGLPEPEAATTLRRVLAHVDSPASLKARKGGDLSVEAHRAVWTGLIAAAGPFPDGVVEAVYAGLTDPAGWRPYPDALPVLTELRARGLGLGVLSNIGWDLRPALAAAGVLELLDVVVLSCEHGVEKPDPELFAVAKEQLPGRVLYVGDDPVKDGAAVRAGMPVYLLPSERSVDRPRGLSAVLRLAA, from the coding sequence GTGGACAACGACAGCACGTTCGACGCCGTCCTGTTCGACTTCTCGGGCACCCTCTTCGACGACACCGGCGTGCTCGACGCCCGTGGCCTCGCCGCCCGCACCGGCCTGCCCGAGCCGGAGGCGGCGACAACCCTGCGGCGGGTGCTCGCCCACGTCGACTCGCCGGCCTCGCTCAAGGCCCGCAAGGGCGGCGACCTGTCCGTGGAGGCGCACCGCGCGGTGTGGACGGGCCTGATCGCCGCGGCGGGACCGTTCCCGGACGGCGTGGTGGAGGCCGTCTACGCGGGTCTGACCGACCCGGCGGGCTGGCGCCCCTACCCGGACGCCCTCCCGGTGCTCACCGAGCTGCGCGCCCGCGGCCTGGGGCTGGGCGTGCTCAGCAACATCGGCTGGGACCTGCGCCCCGCGCTCGCGGCGGCCGGGGTGCTGGAGCTGCTCGACGTCGTGGTGCTCTCCTGCGAGCACGGCGTGGAGAAGCCCGACCCCGAGCTGTTCGCCGTCGCCAAGGAGCAGCTGCCCGGCCGGGTGCTGTACGTGGGCGACGACCCGGTCAAGGACGGCGCGGCCGTGCGCGCCGGGATGCCCGTCTACCTGCTGCCGAGCGAGCGCTCGGTGGACCGCCCGCGCGGCCTGTCCGCCGTGCTGCGCCTGGCCGCCTGA
- a CDS encoding DUF3618 domain-containing protein yields the protein MTGPGGIPQNRRELELDIQLTRQELGDTVEALVHKVDVPARAREAAEDVKARASDVVDEVKGKAAEVAGEAKVKAEELADGAAAVAGQARAKAEELAGEAKVKAAEAAEKAAEKVGAVAGEAKVKVGAVADEAKVKAAEVADRAAVVADQARGRASYAVEQLPPPARRALREHPAAVIAGVVAVGLLVWRLARRGR from the coding sequence GTGACCGGGCCAGGAGGCATCCCGCAGAACCGGCGGGAGCTGGAGCTCGACATCCAGCTGACCCGGCAGGAGCTGGGCGACACGGTCGAGGCGCTGGTGCACAAGGTGGACGTGCCCGCGCGGGCGCGGGAGGCGGCCGAGGACGTGAAGGCTCGGGCGTCGGACGTGGTGGACGAGGTCAAGGGGAAGGCGGCAGAGGTGGCTGGTGAGGCGAAGGTGAAGGCGGAGGAGCTCGCCGACGGGGCCGCCGCGGTGGCCGGTCAGGCGCGGGCGAAGGCGGAGGAGCTGGCCGGGGAGGCCAAGGTCAAGGCCGCCGAGGCCGCGGAGAAGGCGGCGGAGAAGGTCGGCGCGGTCGCGGGCGAGGCCAAGGTGAAGGTCGGCGCGGTCGCGGACGAGGCGAAGGTGAAGGCGGCGGAGGTCGCGGACCGGGCCGCGGTCGTGGCCGACCAGGCGCGGGGCAGGGCCTCGTACGCGGTCGAGCAGCTGCCGCCGCCCGCCCGCCGGGCCCTCAGGGAGCACCCGGCCGCGGTGATCGCGGGCGTGGTGGCGGTGGGGCTGCTGGTGTGGCGGTTGGCGCGGCGCGGCAGGTGA
- a CDS encoding phage holin family protein: protein MEQVTAATDRADPSTGELVGRLSEQVSRLAREEIRLAVLEVQEKGKKAGRGAGLLGGAGVLAWFGVMALVAALILGLAQVMPAWGAALVVAGGVFVVAGALALIGRGQLRRAAPPIPEQAVAGVKRDLAAVSERAHR from the coding sequence ATGGAGCAGGTCACCGCCGCCACCGACCGGGCGGACCCGTCCACCGGGGAGCTGGTCGGCAGGCTGAGCGAGCAGGTGAGCAGGCTCGCCCGCGAGGAGATCCGGCTCGCGGTGCTGGAGGTGCAGGAGAAGGGCAAGAAGGCCGGGCGCGGGGCCGGGCTGCTCGGCGGCGCCGGGGTGCTGGCCTGGTTCGGCGTGATGGCGCTGGTCGCCGCGCTGATCCTGGGATTGGCGCAGGTCATGCCCGCCTGGGGCGCCGCGCTGGTGGTGGCGGGCGGGGTGTTCGTGGTGGCCGGGGCGCTGGCGCTGATCGGGCGCGGGCAGCTGCGGCGGGCCGCGCCGCCGATCCCCGAGCAGGCCGTGGCCGGGGTCAAGCGCGACCTGGCCGCCGTGAGCGAGCGGGCGCACCGGTGA
- a CDS encoding YihY/virulence factor BrkB family protein, producing the protein MAQSPAAPTELPKRSWWAVLKRTAAEFTEDGLMDRAAALTYYAVLSLFPGVLLLTGLLGILGPDAKQTLVDSLSALGPGPARDILIQALDSLRPSVAGPVAIFGLATALWSASGYVGAFMRAANAIYEVDEGRPLWKVLPLRVLLTLGVVVLLALVAAGTALTGDVAVWVGDLVGLGREAVAVWDLAKWPVLLLLASAAIGLLYWASPNVRQPGWLWITPGGLLAVLLWVIASFGFGFYATHAGSYDKTYGPLAGVVVFLVWLWISNIALLLGAELDAELERGRRMEAGQAEDHEPVAPPRDTRAM; encoded by the coding sequence ATGGCCCAGTCACCCGCCGCGCCCACCGAGCTGCCCAAGCGGTCCTGGTGGGCCGTCCTCAAGCGCACCGCCGCCGAGTTCACCGAGGACGGCCTGATGGACCGCGCCGCCGCGCTGACCTACTACGCCGTGCTGTCGCTGTTCCCCGGAGTGCTGCTGCTCACCGGCTTGCTGGGGATCCTCGGCCCGGACGCCAAGCAGACCCTCGTGGACAGCCTGTCCGCGCTCGGCCCCGGCCCGGCGCGCGACATCCTCATCCAGGCGCTGGACAGCCTGCGCCCGTCCGTCGCCGGACCCGTCGCGATCTTCGGCCTGGCCACCGCGCTGTGGTCGGCCTCCGGCTACGTCGGCGCGTTCATGCGCGCGGCGAACGCCATCTACGAGGTGGACGAGGGCCGCCCGCTGTGGAAGGTCCTGCCGCTGCGCGTGCTGCTGACCCTCGGGGTCGTGGTGCTGCTCGCGCTGGTCGCGGCGGGCACGGCCCTCACCGGCGACGTCGCGGTGTGGGTGGGGGACCTGGTGGGCCTGGGCCGCGAGGCCGTCGCGGTGTGGGACCTGGCGAAGTGGCCGGTGCTGCTCCTGCTGGCCAGCGCCGCGATCGGGCTGCTGTACTGGGCCTCGCCGAACGTGCGCCAGCCGGGCTGGCTGTGGATCACGCCCGGCGGGCTGCTCGCGGTGCTGCTGTGGGTGATCGCCTCGTTCGGCTTCGGCTTCTACGCCACCCACGCGGGCTCGTACGACAAGACCTACGGGCCGCTCGCGGGCGTGGTGGTGTTCCTGGTGTGGCTGTGGATCTCGAACATCGCGCTGCTGCTCGGCGCGGAGCTGGACGCCGAGCTGGAGCGCGGGCGCCGCATGGAGGCGGGGCAGGCCGAGGACCACGAGCCGGTCGCCCCGCCCCGCGACACCAGGGCCATGTGA
- a CDS encoding alcohol dehydrogenase catalytic domain-containing protein: protein MSGGMTGRVGPGVAAPGALGRVVELGAEGPALVAGIAVPGGGALVEVELMGVCRSDLKEVAGTRGGPGQFGHELVGRVVESDVPGLHAGMRVCLDPNRPVTRGSGFADRLRVRGDAEEVRLALPAVPEGVPARRLVFAEPAACAAHCLGAVRRHLGTEVAGRSVHVLGAGIAGVLIAALAERAGARVALRNRSADRLGFLRERGVLLSAVDGADGAGDLERPDAVVVAASFVVDELLVEALDLVRPGGLVLLYGGTRAGQRLAGLDVDLDAVRRGELRVEAVWRGSPVVVGGSYGTAPEDFATAIGAVADERLGVERLVTREARLAELPDVLRELVSGRQLGKVVVTR from the coding sequence GTGAGCGGTGGGATGACGGGCCGGGTCGGGCCGGGGGTCGCCGCCCCCGGCGCGCTCGGGCGGGTGGTCGAGCTGGGCGCGGAGGGGCCTGCGCTGGTCGCCGGGATCGCCGTGCCCGGCGGTGGCGCGCTGGTCGAGGTGGAGCTGATGGGGGTGTGCCGGTCGGACCTCAAGGAGGTCGCGGGCACCAGGGGCGGGCCTGGGCAGTTCGGGCACGAGCTGGTCGGGCGGGTCGTGGAGAGCGACGTGCCGGGGCTGCACGCCGGGATGCGGGTGTGCCTGGACCCGAACCGGCCGGTGACGCGCGGCAGCGGGTTCGCCGACCGGCTGCGGGTGCGCGGGGACGCCGAGGAGGTGCGGCTGGCGCTGCCCGCCGTGCCGGAGGGGGTTCCGGCGCGGCGGCTGGTGTTCGCGGAACCGGCGGCGTGCGCGGCGCACTGCCTGGGCGCGGTGCGGCGGCACCTGGGGACCGAGGTCGCCGGGAGGTCGGTGCACGTGCTCGGGGCCGGGATCGCCGGGGTGCTGATCGCGGCGCTCGCCGAGCGGGCCGGGGCGCGGGTGGCGCTGCGGAACCGGTCGGCGGACCGGTTGGGGTTCCTGCGGGAACGGGGCGTGCTGCTGTCCGCTGTGGACGGTGCGGACGGTGCGGGCGATCTCGAACGGCCGGACGCGGTGGTCGTCGCGGCGAGCTTCGTCGTGGACGAGCTGCTGGTGGAGGCCCTGGACCTGGTGCGACCCGGTGGTCTGGTGCTGCTGTACGGCGGCACCCGCGCCGGTCAGCGGCTGGCCGGGCTGGACGTGGACCTGGACGCGGTGCGGCGCGGCGAGCTGCGGGTCGAGGCGGTGTGGCGGGGCTCCCCCGTGGTCGTGGGCGGCAGCTACGGGACCGCGCCGGAGGACTTCGCCACCGCCATCGGGGCCGTCGCCGATGAGCGGCTGGGCGTGGAGCGGCTGGTGACGCGGGAGGCCCGCCTCGCCGAGCTGCCGGACGTGCTGCGGGAGCTGGTGTCGGGTCGGCAGCTCGGCAAGGTCGTGGTCACCCGGTAG
- a CDS encoding aspartate aminotransferase family protein → MTAHGTRPGDLGQESARQGSQAAHDAAYYGLGDALLVRGEGVRVWDESGREYLDCVSGTFNLVLGHNHPEVVAAVKRQADELVFASSSFQTAPTNRVLELLAELAPNGLDRVNLRSAGGSTANEGAIKMAQWHTGKRDVVVPFRGHLGQTIATASYNGTSRMREPFPYHLPGAVRVPDAYCHRCFYGKTPDSCGLWCVDRIEDFLRYASSGSVAAMVVEPISGVGGNIVPPPGYLARLREFCTERGIVLVFDENQTGLGRTGSVFAADHFGVTPDVITVSKGLTGSGLPLAAIITTEELVGMPRSMHGFTYGGHTLSAAAAVVTLEIVRRPEFLAHVREAGSVLLERLRALEHPALDEVRGVGLMLGVELAEPDGSRSPRLATALQERLAARGVVTRVSEHGEGNVIELRPPLVLSVEDAHLVADRFGEALDGL, encoded by the coding sequence ATGACCGCGCACGGCACCAGGCCCGGCGACCTCGGCCAGGAGAGCGCCCGGCAGGGCAGCCAGGCCGCGCACGACGCCGCCTACTACGGCCTCGGCGACGCGCTGCTGGTGCGCGGCGAGGGCGTGCGGGTGTGGGACGAGTCGGGGCGCGAGTACCTGGACTGCGTGTCCGGCACGTTCAACCTCGTGCTGGGGCACAACCACCCCGAGGTGGTGGCGGCGGTCAAGCGGCAGGCCGACGAGCTGGTGTTCGCCAGCTCCTCGTTCCAGACCGCGCCGACCAACCGGGTGCTGGAGCTGCTCGCGGAGCTGGCGCCGAACGGGCTGGACCGGGTCAACCTGCGCAGCGCGGGCGGGTCCACCGCCAACGAGGGCGCCATCAAGATGGCCCAGTGGCACACCGGCAAGCGCGACGTGGTGGTGCCGTTCCGGGGCCACCTCGGCCAGACCATCGCGACCGCCAGCTACAACGGGACCTCGCGGATGCGCGAGCCGTTCCCGTACCACCTGCCGGGCGCGGTGCGGGTGCCGGACGCCTACTGCCACCGGTGCTTCTACGGCAAGACGCCGGACTCGTGCGGGCTGTGGTGCGTGGACCGGATCGAGGACTTCCTGCGCTACGCCTCCTCCGGGAGCGTGGCGGCGATGGTGGTCGAGCCGATCAGCGGGGTGGGCGGGAACATCGTGCCGCCGCCGGGGTACCTGGCGCGGCTGCGGGAGTTCTGCACCGAGCGCGGGATCGTGCTGGTGTTCGACGAGAACCAGACCGGGCTCGGGCGCACCGGCAGCGTGTTCGCCGCCGACCACTTCGGCGTCACCCCGGACGTGATCACCGTGTCGAAGGGGCTGACCGGCAGCGGGCTGCCGCTCGCGGCGATCATCACCACCGAGGAGCTGGTGGGGATGCCGCGCTCGATGCACGGGTTCACCTACGGCGGGCACACGCTGTCCGCCGCGGCGGCCGTCGTGACGCTGGAGATCGTGCGGCGGCCGGAGTTCCTGGCGCACGTGCGGGAGGCCGGGTCGGTGCTGCTGGAGCGGTTGCGGGCGCTGGAGCACCCGGCGCTGGACGAGGTGCGCGGGGTCGGGCTGATGCTCGGGGTGGAGCTGGCCGAGCCGGACGGGTCGCGCTCGCCGAGGCTGGCGACCGCGCTGCAGGAGCGGTTGGCCGCGCGCGGGGTGGTGACCAGGGTGTCCGAGCACGGCGAGGGCAACGTGATCGAGCTGCGACCGCCGCTGGTGCTGAGCGTCGAGGACGCGCACCTGGTCGCCGACCGGTTCGGAGAGGCGTTGGACGGGCTGTGA
- a CDS encoding trehalose-6-phosphate synthase, protein MTQQHTDPTGAANPNPNPAQHPTRHPVPTPTTQAGARATPDASPAPVRAEHLFLASKRAVVTYAPDESGELRAWLAPGGTGNVVAEQAGYLDVSWIASADTDDDHRAVEQNPDGAVVELPSGRSIRLHQIRHDREVFRAVQDLFTAELMWAGNNYGWDRWTTPTFDGSTREVWELFGRFTEDFADELLRRSEGVDSPVFLVHDYQLVRVPQHVRAARPEAPILLFVHIPWPSADYWRIMPKQVRTSVLEGMLASDVIGFFSARWVRNFLACVSDLLPDAEVEGTSVRWRGRTTRVLAQPLGYSPETVRRRESALPPGIAEWAGDAKLVVHSGRTDPIKNGWRAVRAFTRAVQDNPELRGTKMLVRMNPNRLYVPANADYVRRVEEEVERANAELGADTVRTHCDNDVNHTFGCFERADLLVFNSTVDGQNLSVFEAPLVNRRDADVVLSELAGAAEILGPVCREVNPQDVAEQAEAIAAGLLSPREDRARAAQVRRDTARPWTLERWVDDQLASLGLR, encoded by the coding sequence TTGACGCAGCAGCACACCGACCCGACCGGCGCAGCGAACCCGAACCCGAACCCGGCCCAGCACCCGACCCGGCACCCCGTCCCCACCCCCACCACCCAGGCCGGCGCGCGGGCCACGCCCGACGCCTCCCCCGCGCCCGTCCGCGCCGAGCACCTGTTCCTCGCCAGCAAGCGCGCCGTCGTCACCTACGCGCCCGACGAGTCCGGCGAGCTCCGCGCCTGGCTCGCCCCCGGCGGCACCGGGAACGTCGTCGCCGAGCAGGCCGGGTACCTCGACGTGTCCTGGATCGCCAGCGCCGACACCGACGACGACCACCGCGCGGTGGAGCAGAACCCGGACGGCGCGGTCGTCGAGCTGCCCTCCGGGCGGTCCATCCGGCTGCACCAGATCCGGCACGACCGCGAGGTGTTCCGGGCCGTGCAGGACCTGTTCACCGCCGAGCTCATGTGGGCGGGCAACAACTACGGCTGGGACCGGTGGACCACGCCCACGTTCGACGGGTCCACGCGCGAGGTGTGGGAACTGTTCGGGCGCTTCACCGAGGACTTCGCGGACGAGCTGCTGCGCCGCTCCGAGGGCGTGGACTCACCGGTGTTCCTGGTGCACGACTACCAACTCGTGCGGGTGCCGCAGCACGTGCGGGCCGCGCGGCCGGAGGCGCCGATCCTGCTGTTCGTGCACATCCCCTGGCCGTCCGCGGACTACTGGCGGATCATGCCCAAGCAGGTCAGGACGAGCGTGCTGGAGGGGATGCTCGCCTCCGACGTCATCGGCTTCTTCAGCGCCCGCTGGGTGCGCAACTTCCTGGCGTGCGTGAGCGACCTGCTGCCGGACGCCGAGGTGGAGGGCACCTCGGTGCGCTGGCGCGGGCGCACCACGCGGGTGCTCGCCCAGCCGCTCGGGTACAGCCCGGAGACCGTGCGGCGCCGGGAGTCCGCGCTGCCGCCGGGGATCGCCGAGTGGGCCGGTGACGCCAAGCTCGTGGTGCACTCCGGGCGCACCGACCCGATCAAGAACGGGTGGCGGGCGGTGCGGGCGTTCACCCGCGCCGTGCAGGACAACCCGGAGCTGCGCGGGACGAAGATGCTGGTGCGGATGAACCCCAACCGGCTGTACGTGCCCGCGAACGCCGACTACGTGCGCCGGGTCGAGGAGGAGGTCGAGCGGGCCAACGCCGAGCTGGGCGCGGACACCGTGCGCACGCACTGCGACAACGACGTGAACCACACCTTCGGCTGCTTCGAGCGGGCCGACCTGCTGGTGTTCAACTCCACTGTGGACGGTCAGAACCTGAGCGTGTTCGAGGCGCCGCTGGTGAACCGGCGGGACGCGGACGTGGTGCTGTCGGAGCTGGCGGGCGCGGCGGAGATCCTCGGGCCGGTGTGCCGGGAGGTGAACCCGCAGGACGTCGCCGAGCAGGCCGAGGCGATCGCGGCCGGGCTGCTGTCCCCGCGCGAGGACCGGGCGCGGGCGGCGCAGGTGCGGCGGGACACCGCGCGGCCGTGGACGCTGGAGCGGTGGGTGGACGACCAGCTGGCCAGCCTGGGGCTGCGCTGA
- a CDS encoding SDR family oxidoreductase yields MRVLVIGSGYLGGAVAGRLRAGGVDAVVCSRRRPGAASAGGAPWRELDVRDGRACRELVAELAPEGVVVVHGPSDITWCEANPELAREAHAGGARNIADAVEGRHVVLISTDNVFDGTRASSGESDPVSPANAYGAAKLAAERTFLERGSALALRVSLVHGWDPDGLRPNFATTCVRALRDGRELDVPEDHWNTPVHVDDVSAWVVALMGARRTGVLHLGGPDRLSRLEWARRIADAQGLDAGLLRPVRRADSAYACRPENACLHSERAALLPELAGLAPEGVDVSARRLPQEG; encoded by the coding sequence ATGAGGGTGCTGGTCATCGGGAGCGGGTACCTGGGTGGTGCGGTCGCTGGGCGGCTGCGGGCTGGTGGTGTTGACGCTGTGGTGTGCTCTCGGCGGCGGCCGGGGGCGGCTTCTGCTGGTGGGGCGCCTTGGCGGGAGTTGGACGTTCGGGATGGGAGGGCCTGTCGGGAGCTTGTTGCGGAGCTCGCGCCCGAGGGGGTTGTGGTGGTGCACGGGCCATCCGACATCACCTGGTGCGAGGCGAATCCCGAGCTCGCCCGTGAGGCTCATGCCGGTGGGGCTCGGAACATCGCTGACGCCGTTGAGGGGCGGCACGTGGTGTTGATATCCACCGACAACGTGTTCGACGGGACTCGGGCCAGCAGCGGGGAGTCCGACCCGGTCTCGCCCGCGAACGCCTACGGCGCGGCGAAGCTCGCCGCTGAGCGGACGTTCCTGGAGCGGGGCAGCGCGTTGGCGCTCCGGGTCAGCCTGGTGCACGGGTGGGACCCGGACGGGTTGCGGCCGAACTTCGCCACCACCTGCGTGCGGGCCCTGCGGGACGGGCGGGAGCTGGACGTGCCCGAGGACCACTGGAACACGCCCGTGCACGTGGACGACGTGTCGGCCTGGGTGGTGGCGTTGATGGGGGCCCGGCGCACCGGAGTGCTGCACCTCGGGGGGCCCGATCGGCTCAGCCGGCTGGAGTGGGCGCGGCGGATCGCCGACGCGCAGGGGTTGGACGCGGGGTTGTTGCGGCCGGTGCGTCGTGCGGACAGCGCGTACGCCTGCCGTCCCGAGAACGCCTGCCTGCACAGCGAGCGCGCGGCGCTGCTGCCCGAGCTGGCCGGGTTGGCACCGGAAGGGGTGGACGTGAGCGCGCGCCGGTTGCCCCAGGAGGGCTGA
- a CDS encoding MFS transporter, whose protein sequence is MDDAEFGLVLFGIPMGALAGMVLTAPLARALKQWTLPVVLVAFAVACVLPGLASGALAFGAALAAVGATSGAIEVALNSTVAAQEARDGTRLFNRVHAATPLAMVLAAPAVGFARSQGVSPLPVLVVVSVLVLVSAGLAVDRGGWSGGGAGASGSGSGSGSSGSGSGSERRLPAPGLLAFGLLAAVVLFLENAVEQWGALHLEQGMGTGPLLGSAAPACYMAGLAVGRMVAQWRGDRVSGRVLVMGGGVLAAIGIGVASLAAALELSPLLALAGFALAGVGMAPAVPTLMGLAGSSVDDERRPGAIATVTTVSYLGFLGSPPLVGLLAGGIGLTAALGVLACGGLVVAAASVVVREPGGGRSDRVGGDGVGGEVGGGGSADAAR, encoded by the coding sequence GTGGATGACGCGGAATTCGGGCTGGTGCTGTTCGGGATCCCGATGGGGGCGCTCGCCGGGATGGTGCTGACGGCGCCGCTGGCGCGGGCGCTGAAGCAGTGGACGCTGCCGGTGGTGCTGGTGGCTTTCGCGGTGGCCTGCGTGCTGCCGGGGTTGGCGTCGGGGGCGCTCGCGTTCGGGGCGGCGCTGGCGGCGGTGGGGGCGACGTCCGGGGCGATCGAGGTGGCGCTGAACAGCACCGTCGCGGCGCAGGAGGCTCGGGACGGGACGCGGTTGTTCAACCGGGTGCACGCGGCGACGCCGCTGGCGATGGTGCTGGCGGCGCCCGCGGTGGGGTTCGCGCGGTCGCAGGGGGTTTCGCCGCTGCCGGTGCTGGTGGTGGTGTCGGTGCTGGTGCTGGTCAGCGCGGGGTTGGCGGTGGACCGGGGCGGGTGGTCCGGGGGTGGGGCCGGGGCTTCGGGGTCTGGTTCGGGGTCTGGGTCCTCGGGGTCCGGTTCCGGTTCGGAGCGGCGGTTGCCGGCGCCGGGGTTGCTGGCGTTCGGGTTGCTGGCGGCGGTGGTGCTGTTCCTGGAGAACGCGGTCGAGCAGTGGGGCGCGCTGCACCTGGAGCAGGGCATGGGCACCGGTCCGCTGCTGGGGAGCGCGGCGCCCGCGTGCTACATGGCGGGGCTCGCGGTGGGGCGGATGGTGGCGCAGTGGCGCGGCGACCGGGTTTCCGGGCGGGTGCTGGTGATGGGCGGCGGGGTGCTCGCGGCGATCGGCATCGGGGTGGCGTCGCTGGCGGCGGCGCTGGAGCTGTCGCCGCTGCTGGCGCTGGCCGGGTTCGCGCTGGCGGGGGTGGGGATGGCGCCCGCGGTTCCGACGCTGATGGGGCTGGCCGGGTCGTCGGTGGACGACGAGCGGCGGCCGGGGGCGATCGCGACGGTGACGACGGTGTCGTACCTGGGGTTCCTGGGGAGCCCGCCGCTGGTGGGGTTGTTGGCGGGCGGGATCGGGTTGACGGCGGCGTTGGGGGTGCTGGCTTGCGGCGGGTTGGTGGTCGCGGCGGCTTCGGTGGTGGTGCGGGAGCCGGGCGGGGGGCGCTCGGATCGGGTTGGCGGGGATGGGGTTGGTGGCGAGGTTGGTGGCGGGGGTTCGGCGGACGCGGCCAGGTGA